The Podarcis muralis chromosome 14, rPodMur119.hap1.1, whole genome shotgun sequence nucleotide sequence aCTGAGCCAGGTGGACTCAGCTAGAGGCGGAGTCCTACATTTGTTCCAAAGGGTTGGGAGGGAAGATCCTGCCCCCACAACATGCCCCAGAGTGTCCTGCTCAGACTCAGGAGGAGCCTGGCAATGTCGTCCCAGTTGCCCCTGAGTTTGCTTCCTACACACCTGGCCTCTTGCAGGAATCGGGCCTTGAGCTCTGGCGGGAGAGTTTCACGGCAGGACTTCACAGCCACCGGGGTGTTGTCACAGCGGAGGCGCCCACTGAACACCTCTCCAAAGTTGCCCTGGAGAAAGAAGACAGGTGGCACTactttcctctccctgccctttTGCCCACAGAAACAGATTGCAAAATCTAGTCCAGGGATGAGGCTCCATCCCCTGCTGCTTCCTGGGTGTGCAGCCAGCAGGGTCCAGTGCTTCTGAATATAGTTTGCACAGCAAACCTACACAGCTGGGTGTCTCCAGGGACCACAGAAGAAAGTGTCCTTGTGGTGGTAGTGAGCCAGCCAAGGCATGGCTCTAAGGGTGAGTCACTTTGGACAGCTTCCCTTCAGCAAACAGGGCAGCAGGGAGGCTTGCCCCTGGCCAGGCCTCCAGAAGGCaggctgctgctctgcctctctCACCTGGATTATTCCCACTTAACAAAAGGAAGGCTGAGGAAGAGAGGCAGTCTCCACAGCGCACAGCTTTTGTCAAGAGTCCAACAGTGGGATTCCTGAAGGTGGTGcctaaccagagcatgccttcCACCGCCACCACCATTGCCAGGGAGTCACTCACCTGCCCGATGCGCTCCCCAAGCAGCACGTCCTCATGGTCTAACACCCACTTGTCCTGCAGCAAGAGCAGCCACTCAGTCACAGGTCAGGGAACTCTGCAAGCCCAACCCTCCCTTCCTTAGCCTGGCCCAATCTAGTGGCAGCAGAGGGTGAGGCAGAGAGCAGTACCTTGATGATGGGCTTTCCCAAGACAACACCACTCTTTTTGGTGATGGGCTGTTTGGTCTTCAGGAAATGGTCAATCAGCAGCGGAATGGTGGGAAAAGCTTCGCCCTCCAAGCGATACATATTCTAAGGGGAAATCCCACAAAGAGCAGCCGTCTTAGTTCTGGCACAGTCCTAAGGCAAACACCACTGCTCTGGCATCTCCAATGCAATCTTTTAATATGGCAGCacttaaactctggaactccctgcctattgacatcagataGTACTTTAGCACCtactaaaagcatttttgtttagacaagcctatcaaGATATGTAGAATGCTGAATGTTGATGTatgttttgatctgtttttagtttatggcTGATTTAATCTTTTTGATATTAATTGTTTTTACCAATAACTTTGTTTTATTGtgcttgtaaaccactttgaggggtgtatacaatcaagcggtgtatacattttatgaaataaaaataaattgataaATCTCCACTGTGCTAAAAGCTACCACAGGCAAGAGGAGACTTAATTTCTTCCTGTTCATTCACATTAATTGTTCAGTtgcaatggtttttttttaagtgaaaagtTGATAAGCAATTGCTCTAGCGGCAGAGAGGAAACCAGCAGTTACAGTCTCATTCTACAGGAAACAGCTGGCAGAAACTAATTATAGGAATGTCTTGGTTGGGCAAGTGAACAAGAAGGAATTAATTAAAGGGGCACAAGATTAGAAGTAGAAACCACTAAAAATGAAAAGGCCAGGGAGGAAGCTATTAATTAAAAGGCCAGTGGCCTGGAGAAAGCccaaagttttctttaaaaatcccaCAAATTGAGTGTAAAAAAAGACTAGAGTACAAGCCCAAAAACATAGGAATGTTTTGGGATGGTCACAGTGTCATCTGGGTTCTCTACAAAAATTGACTGAAGAAAGGATTGCGATTCCAGGTGGAAGTATTAGCAAGGGCGCCACGTAACCAGAGCCACAATGGTAGTGGCTACATTTGGGCTAGAatggctgcctgcctgcttctgTCTCTCCTCTGCCCACTTCACccagcaccaccaccccatttACAACACTCACATCAGCAGATTGGAGGATGAAATGCCGAGGCTGAGCATCCCACAAGACTGAGAGGACGTATTCCTGCTTGCCTTGGCTCTCGCGCACCAGGAAGTCTCCACTGGCCTGCAGCAGCCTCTGTACCTCCATGCGGGGGATGGCGCCGTGGTACCAGGCTTGCTGGCCCAGGGGCTTCTGCACCTCAGGCAGGAGGGGCACTGGGGGCGGCAGCTGCGGATGGAGAGAGGGGGAATGGGCACAGCCAGCCACAGTGGCAGCTCCCTTTCTAGCAGAGAAGGCCAGGAAGGAAGACCGTGtggaggagcatctccacccgcgttccctccacccaccccactcctccCAGTTGCTCCCAGCACATCCTTGGCACTGCCGATTCAGAAAGCAGGGAAGAGCAGGGACATGAGTGGGTGGGCGGATCAGTGGGTGGGAGGCACTCACTGTGAGACGTGGTCGGAAGATGCCTGAGAAGTGCTGCTTCAGGACCTCCAAGGCCGGGATCCGACCCCCATCACGCTCCGCCTCCTGTCCAAGAAAGAAGGCACAGAGTGAGTGTCAAGGTCAGGGTGGACTGCTGCACACTGGCTCAACCAAGCTAGagacagtgtggcatagtggttagagcatcaggctaggacctgggaggccagagttCAGACCTCCTCTCTCCTTGGATGGGTGGCCAGTCACTgcacctcagcctaacctacctcacagggttgttgtgaagataaaatgggaacacatgccacctttagctccttggaagaaaggtgggatagaagtcAAACGTTTGCCAGGTTTGCCCACCCCAAAGGCCAAGGAGCCAGGAGCATAGCCAGTTGCTCCAACACCTGAAGCGGTGGCGGCAGGGTGATCCACGCACGGGGGTGCTGCATGGGGGCGGGACGGCGATCCGCCCAGGGGGGAGGCATGGCAAGCTGCCCACGGAGTCCACCTgacagacgcaagccccacgctgccatttCGGGCAGTGCTGGGCCccgagccaccgcgtcactcccaggagagaagcgtggctcgggcgcgctgTAGGCCAAGCCTCGCGGTAAGTGCCGACTCCcgcggtgtgccattttgtcacccccctcaaggatgacacctggggcagaccgcaCCTCCGCACCCCCGCTTCCTATGCCCCTGCAAGGAGCTCGCCCCATGGGCTTGCAGTGATCGCACCAACAGTGGCTCCACGCACCCCAGACGACACCGATTGATTGTCCTCCTGCAGGGCTGGAGCAGGCGGAGGCTCACAGGTTCCCAGCTTGTCCAGCCTGTGCCACAGCAAATCCCGCTGTGCCTGAAGCTTCTCCTGcgtgccctgggccaggtggctTTGGTGCTGGGCTTCATGCAAGGCCTGGCGCTTTCCCAGGAGCAGGATCCTGCAggagaaaaaagtggggagggagaaacaCCCATGCCCAGTGGAGCAGTTGAAACTGGGAGGGCACCAAAGAGTTCCTGCCAGCCCCTTTCCTTAGTGCCTAAGGCCTTGGCCTCGCACCCAGCCTCACCGTTCTCCAGGGCTCACAGCTGCCTCTTCCTTCTGGATTTCAGCCTTTAGAATCTGGGTGCGCTGCTGGTGACCTTGGGTGCTCTCTGTGGCGTtggccagctcctcctccagcGAGGTGAGGCTGCAGTGGGAGAGAGGCATGGAGGCTTCAGCTAGCCCAGGAACCAATGGCGCAGAGGGTTCTGCCTGGCTGCAACTTGCCTCCAGGTCATAGAAAGATctaaattggctcccagtacatttccgagcacaattcaaagtgttggtgctgacctttaaagccctaaatggcctcagcctagtatacctgaaggagcgtctccacctccatcattctgcctggacactgaagtccagcgctgagggccttctggcggttccctcactgcgagaagccaagttacagagaaccaggcagagggacttctcggtagtagcacccgccctgtggaacgccctcccaccagatgtcaaagagaagaactaccagacttttagaagacatctgaaggcagccctgtttagggaagcttttaatgtttaacagaccactgtattttaatactttgttggaaaccgcccagagtggctggggaaacccagccagatgggtggggtataaataataaattattattattattattattattattattaccatagaATGGTAGgtgggaagggaccacgaggttcaaccccctgaaaggcaggaatcttttgtccaacatggggcttgaactcgcaaaccctgagattaaaagtcttacgctctgccgactgagctatcccagctgcttCTTAGCAGCACGTCTCTGTCTTCTGGGCTCTCAGAAAGGCAAGAGAAACACCCAGAGCACAGAAAAGAAGGAGGCTGGCTGAGCCAGAGCTCCATCTTTGCCCCACCTGCCCAAATCATTTGCCTCTTTTCTCCCACCCAAAGTGCTGAGCCCTGATCTGTGCTCCATGAGGCTGGAGTGGATCTCCCCAGAGATGGACCTCTTGCACCCTTTTTGacaggagaaagggaaggaaaattTCTACAGGCACAGCTTCTCCCCCCTGGCACTGCAGCAGTGGGGGACGCTGCCCTTGCTCTCAGTGGTTAGGACTGAGCCTGCAAAAACTCACCCTCACTCCCCCAACCAGTATTGGAAACTCAGATATGTAAGCTATTCACCAAGTGGCACCTTAAAACTAGGTTGTGGTCACCACAACGGAATATCTATTTgccagggggttgtactagatgacccttgggttcccttctaTGCCCTCaactcagggccagatttaggtttgatgaggccctaagctactgaaggtaatgatgccctttatatctccagctgtcctttgtcaacaacaaactgtcactgttttttgtgctgaataaatgctatatggtaatttatgtacctaataggtatctaaagccatttcatttattttttattttatattttggaaatgtacatccagttttattcccttacaatatttttttggggggggcccaagagagtggggccctaagctatagcttgttcagcttataagtaaatctggcactgcctcaTCTACATTGCTTGACTACAGCTTGCTCTTACAGCAATTCACTTGTCCCAGGATGCaggaaggagaaacacacacagttgAAATGGAATTAACTATGggctaaggcagaggtttttaaactgtggttgccaacctggcgcccagaaatctccacataGTCACAACTGGAACCTGTGCCATTAGCAAaacgcgcctggctaatttctaacactgcccccAACGCACGTGTGCTGCATGCTTTCCAGTGTCAGCTCATTCAGCTGGAGCTCCCCGGCTTTCAGGCCCTCTGTCTCCATCTCCTCCAGCAGGCTCGTGTCAAAGGTCACCACAGCAGGGGCCTCGTTCCCACACCTGGAGAGGGATGGACCAGAGGAAGGTGGCAGAGGCTGCTGGCTGGGAAATCCAGCCCCCAGAATCTCAGAGGAATCACAGCAGGCGCTACCTGCACTGGGGATGAAAGCCTTCATATTCCACGTCTGGGCGGAGGCGCTCAATGGCTCTGCCCATGGCTTGGTGTACCGTCACCATCTCCTCCTGCACCAGGCTGGTGATGCTTGCGTACTCCTGGAGGGTCCCCTTCCTGTCAGCACAGAAACAGGAAACTGCCAGTGGAGAAACTGAGCTGCTGAGCCTAATTCAAGGTGCTAGTTCTAGTACACAAAGCCTGAAATAACTTGGGACCTGCGTACCCAAGGGCACAGTTCCCCCAATAACAACCATCTCAGGCTCTGTTAGTAACGCCACTGGGGCTGTTTTGCTGCCCTTGagccatgacagggccttcttggtggcaggTCCTCATTTGGAGGATGCCCTCCCTGGTGGGGTGTATCTCCTTCTCTCctgattgttttaaactgtttttaatattgtttaaaaacaacaacagtgggaaCATGCAGTGAAGTGTTGATGAGAaatcaaatcatcatcatcatcatcctccatGGGTTGAACTAGATTTGCAgggatcacttccaactctacaattctatgattctaaaagcaTTCCTGTTCATCCAGGTCTTTGACGCCTGAAATGTACTGTTCTTGGCAATCTTGAGAGCGTCAGCTGTGAGGGCACAGGACTGTTTTACATGGAGTCAAATGTGCTACTATGGTTGGTGCCGCTGGGCTCCTTTTCTCAAGGTCCCGGCCATCTCACCCCCCTCCCAGCCCTTCTGAAGTCCCTCTTACGTGATGTGGGCCATTTCCTGGTGCAGGCTGTGCAAGGACTGGAGCACCCCAGGCAGGGTGTGCTGGTAGTGGTGGTTGTGCTGCACCTCAGCCGCCTTCAGGGCCAGCACATACTGGTTGTGCAGGGAGTAGAGCTTCCACAGGCTCCGGACGTATCTGTCCTTGGCCTTCTCTCGGTCCTTCTCTGCAGGGAGAGCGCAAAAGCGTAGGAGGGTCAGGAGCACCAATGCAGTTGTGCACAGTAAGAGATTTGTGTCCTGTGGCTGACACGGCTAAGATGCCTGGGGCTGGCAACTAGGTGTCATGGCATAGGCTATAGTCTGCCCCAAGAgacagaaaggagggagggaaacaacCCTGCCACTCAAACCACCCCCTCCTTAACTTCACCACTGCCACCAAGTAGATCTCTCCATTTTTATCGTGCAGTTTCTACTAGGCAGTCCTTCAGCCTTCCGGACTCTAACTGGCCTACCCTGCTCCCAATAATGGGTAGAGTAGTATAACACTTAGATGAATGGGATGAATGACAAGactaagattggggggggggggcaaaataaataaataaaccacttaCTTAAGTAAGGCAACAAGTTTAGCTAAACTTAGATTGGCTTGTTACTTTACTAAAACCTTTACACTTTGGGTGGTTacacaaatacaaataaacagaTACAAATGCATCCAGCTATGTCTATTCTAGACAGTTTCCCTAACCATGTCAGTATTTTATCAACTCTCATCCCTCGGTTAATCTTCTGGATCCTTTAATGGTCCGCTCCCGGCTCCTGCATCGTGAAGCTCTTGAAGGTTCTGACTccactcctctttctttctttagttCTGCAACTTATTTTCCCGCTCAACTTGCATACAATATTTTCACTCCCcatcccaacctttttttttttaaattttattttattaaggattttcttgttttacagaagtgtagtgcctcgtattttttcccccatgtaacatttttacaaatccgtttcatttgttgaggcattagggggagaagaaaaaaaaaaagaaaagaaaaaagaaagggggggtggagagaggaaagatggatgggggtggggtcgggtggcggtgtttctattatgtttaatgtatgtagagtttggtgtcagcgttgcttgtgttgttcacttgtgttcctttggtggtgagagaggttggggttggcctagggtgtgattgtttgcttgtgattggctgtggtgatctttgttttcgtgtgtgagtgaggtgggtgggtgttttggatcaggttagccatattgatttgtatgctgttggtggattattgtcattgttctgttgggctgtgtatgtgataaaggggagccataccggggtgaaggcgtcttcttctgtttgtccccgtgtcagtttcagtttattagttaatttttctagtagggctgtttcccatactatttggtaccattggtccatgcttactcctgacaggtctctccagtgtctggttatggtgtttctggctgctgagagcaggtgggttatgagttctttgtggtgtaaatgggcattgttgtcttggaccCATCCCAACCTTTTAACCAATCGGGTGGAGAGGTGGACTCCTGGTTACATTTATGTTTCCCCTTAATTGCCAGACAATTAAACTTCCCTCCAGACTTTTGAAATACCAGCTATTTCATAACTATTTCAAGTTCTTTCAGGCTAGGTGAATGGGCAAGTATTTGGAAGCTGCCTTTTAGGCCAAAAGCTGCGTTCAGAGGATGCTGCATTCCTCTGAATACCCTCTGCTGGAGGGAGGATGGGAGGAAGATGCTCTTGGGGATTTTCCAGAACAGGTCACTGGCCGAGGCAGGTCTTTGGGCTGACCCAGCTGGGCTCTGTGGGGGTCTCCAGCCACACCCACCTTTGCTGGCCTCCTGGTATTTGCGCTTGGCCTGAGCACTCTCCCGGACATGGCTGCGGTACTGTGCCTTCAGGCGCTCAGGCTCCTGCTGGGTGGTCTGGAAGAGCCAAGGAAGAAAGGGGGCTTAGAGGTCTCCATACAGAGAGGGTTTGCAGTTGCGGGCTTCCTGCAGAGGGATGGactagtgtttcccaaccttgggcctccagctgtttttggactacaactcccatcatccctagctagcaagaccagtggtcagggatgatgggaattgtagttcaaaaacagctggaggcccaaggttgggaacgTCCTTTGGGGTCTGAGTCAGATTCCAGCCACATGCGACCTTGGCACCAAAGCCCCGATAGAGCGCCACCGCAAGTGCCCACCAGGGGCCGCTGCTGCGCAGCCCGGACGGGACGGGCGGCGGGCGCGAGGGTTGGTGGGCTGCCGTACCCGGAGGAAGTCCTGGCTCATGTGCTGCCACTGCTCGCTGTAGCTCCTCCGCAGCTGCTGCTTGTCCCGAATGAGCTGGCCCAGCTTGTGCAGGGGCCCCGAGACCAGCGCCTCGGCGTGTCGCTGCAGGAGCTGGCTCAGGGCCTCCGTCTGTGTTACCAGCGACCACCAGCACTGCGGACAGAAAAGGACCAGGAGggcagatggagagagagagaaagacgcaGAGAGGAAGAAGCTGCCCAGCCGCCCCCCTCCTAATGGAAAGGGGACGGGGAGCCTCCCCAGGTGAGGATGGAGGGAAAGGTCAAGGGGGCTCCGCGCCAGATGGAGGGGGGGTCCTGGGAGCCTACCTGGGCGACCTGGCTGTTGCTAGGCTGGCCGCCGCTCTCCTGCTTGCCGGCCTGGCTGTGCATCTGGTGTAAGAGGGCGGCGTACTCTCGGTCGCTCTTGGCGCGCTGGCCCATCCACTTgcggagcccctccagcaggcGCAGCTCAGCCTCCTGCAGCTGGAGCAGGGCGCTGTGGCCCTCGGGGCAACCCAGCGCGAGCTCGAAACCCATGGTCAAGCAGGCAGACCAGCAGCCTTCGCCCTGCAAGGGAGAGCCAGCGCCGTCAGCCTGCCCCGACGGAGCGGACTCCCTGGCATGGTTTTCCTGAGAAGCGGCCGGGCCGCTGCAAGTTCCCTTTTGCGGCCGCAGCCTCGCGGCGCTCCCTAACGTGACACCCCAGCAGTTCCGGAAAGTGCCTGCGAAGAACCCAAGTCCCTACTCTGAGAAACTGGACTCAAGGCAGGTGCCGGTCCGGCTCGGGGGATACCACCGCCCACTCACCACCGTCAGATTTGGTATCCGAGAGCTCCCTTCCCCCAGTCGAGCAAGTTTTGCAACCTGTTCAGAGTTCATCTCCCTACCCCAATTTGCAAGAGGCTTCAGCCAGGCTGCACTGTGGTGTTGCAGTGACACCCAGCACTCAAGTGCGCCTGCTGTGCATTGGTGCCCTGGGCTGCTAAGGACCACCCAAACTCCCTCTCCTGTTTTGGAGTTTCTGTCTCCAGTTTCGAAGGCAACAGGAGTCTCCAAACATCACATTTTCTGTAGAAGGCTCCCCCATGCTGGCTGGTGGTATATTAGGGAAGGGGGCTTGTTGGGGGTCAGTGGAGCCTTTCTTGTATCCCTGAGGCAGCTCCCTTCTGCCCTTGGACATACCTTGCCGGGGTGCTGTCTGAATCGGCACTTGACTCCTTCCTGGGCCGTGAGCACTAAAGAGGAACAGGAAGACTCCACAAAACCTCCAGGCATTGCAAGATCCCCCTTCCTGTCTCCTGCACTCTCTCTGTGGCTTCTACCCCCACCCAGGCACTTGTACGCAATACCTCCTTAAGGACCAAGAGGCTCCTTCAAATTAAACTGCTTTTTATCTAGTCCTGCCCTTGTGAGACAATTCATCAATTCAGCTCCACAAGGTGACCAATGGCCTTCACAAGATGCCTGCAGGCAGGACACAAGTGTCATCACCTTCTCCAGCtgtttggtcccagtgcctgctgctatattcagaagcactgtgtgtgtgtgtgtgtgtgtgtgtgtgtgtgtgtgtgtgtgtgtgtgtctgctgggCATCATAACTAGTGGCCACGGAGAGCCTTTGCCCCTAGCGATTTGCCtaacccccccttttaaaaatgggaagtTGGCAGCTGTGACTGTAGGTCATGGGAACAGATCCCAGTTTCACTATtatgctgtgtgaaaaagtattTCCGTTTGCCTaccctgaatcttccaccattcagtATCGTTTTGGAATGCATTGGGGAAAGTTACCCTTGTCCACTTTCTCTAAGACATGGGCAATTTTACAAACTTCTGTCGCATTTCCCTCTTCCCTACACGATTTACTCAATAAAAAAATTTCGGTGTGGCGCAAGCAAatctttattctgaaagtgtagcTAAGAGAAAAAATAGTTTGATAACCACTGGGTTAAACAAATGTCAAATTTCCAGGTAATGTAAATGATGCACATTTGACAGTGAAGCAGTTCTGTGAGCAGGCAGGGTCACttgtgtggctttaaaagaggattagacagattcatggaggagactaTTGGCCATAATGGTTATGCTCTGTGCCTCCaggtggaggcagcaatgcttctgaataccagtcgctggaagtcacaggaggggagggggctcttggGCTAAACTTCTTATTGTGGATTTCCCTTTGCGGCATCTTGCTGCCTACTATAAGAAGAGgacgctggactaggtgggtcccatttggcctgatgcagctgACTTAGGTTCTTACATCCGGACTGGACTGTGTCTGGGCAATACGTTGGCCTCCTTGATTCTGCAGCAGACCCTGGCCAGGGAGACCCAAACCAATCAATATGGATCAGCCAGAGGCGGCCTGTTAGCAGCCTGGGAGGTGTGAGGCAGGCCTGTGTCTGTGGCCAGGCACCTGCAACCCACCAACACCAAAGCTCTGTCTAGAGAACACAGCGGGACACAGCAAGTTTGCATAGTTCCAACATTTAATAAACTTTAATCTCTCTAGCGTTATATCCACAtccattaaattaaaaaaacaaaacaactggccACAGGAATTGGCTCCTTGTTTAAATTACAAGAAATTATTTGTGCACCAAAAAAGTTATGATAGAAAACGAGTCCTGGGCAGCCCGTTCTTTCCCCTGCCCACAACTGCACAGCCTCCACCTCCGCCAGCAGCAGAGAGCAGGGAACAGAcccggagggagggagagaggcaggcgAGGCGGGCAGTGCAACCCCAGGACCAGCAACAGATTGTCatcaaggaggaagaagaagaggaggaggaggagggggaacaaGGCACATGAGGAAAGATGGAAGCTCCAGTGACTTTGGGCAGATCCAGGGAGGGGCTGGGCACAGCTCAGTGGTCAAGCAGCAGCCGcggcccccaggccccctccccgTGGCCCCAGAGGAATTCCTGCtcctgcaggagggagggcaGAGCCGCCCACCTTGGGTTGAAGAGACACACCCATGGCATCAATCGTCCATCTCAGCCCCAACTGTCAcgggtgggggcaggggaagaggaggaggagcccagcTCACCTCCCAGTCTAccaaggcatgggtaggcagGTGGCCGGCTGCACAAGGAAGAGGCCCCAAACGGTGGCACAAGCTCCGTGGATCAGTGGGAAGGGCACGGAAcggagcaggagaggaggagtcaGGCTCTTATTGCTGCTGGCAGGGCAGAAAGAAGGCGACGGAGCTGAGGGCCTGTGCCACtttgcctccccctgccccacattgGACGGGGCACTCTTAGCCATGCCCCTGCCTGGAGACAAAGGCTTGAGGGGCTtttcctgcccctccccaagCAGCGAGGAAGGCAGCCCCGTGCAGATGCCCCTCCAACCACAGCGGAGGCAGGCAGAGAAACTGGTTCAGTCTTTAAAAAATCACTTTGGCGAGTTAAAACCAGTGCCTAGGGTGCCTGGGCGCCTTGTCCTCCAGCAGCATCCTGGCCCACACGCAGAGTGCCTCTGTCCAAGGTCCCCACCCAGCCATGGGGGGGTGAGAGAGCAGACCGGTGCAGAGCCTCTGGCCCCTTGGTCTTGCCCCTGATGCGCCGGGGGGCTGCAGGCTCATCAAAGGGTGCTTTGGTCTCTGATGAAGGCAGTCCTCtcgccctcctcctcttcctcagccCCCTCCTGCCAGGCGTCCGAAGGCAGCCCCTTGTAGGCGATGATGCCTCCGCTCTCCAGCGAATACACCTTGACCCCGCGCAGGCACAGCCCGGAGCGCAGCTGCAGCACCAGGAAGACCAGGACGAAGACCAGGACGATGAAGGCACAGCTCAGGATGGCCACCACCACGGGCAAGCGGGAGGGGCCGCCGGCAACCTGCAGGCCCTCCCTGAGGAGGGTGGGTGAGGCCCGGCTGCTCTGGGTCTGGTGGGAGCACGTCTGCTCCTGGCTG carries:
- the FES gene encoding tyrosine-protein kinase Fes/Fps isoform X1; translation: MPGGFVESSCSSLVLTAQEGVKCRFRQHPGKGEGCWSACLTMGFELALGCPEGHSALLQLQEAELRLLEGLRKWMGQRAKSDREYAALLHQMHSQAGKQESGGQPSNSQVAQCWWSLVTQTEALSQLLQRHAEALVSGPLHKLGQLIRDKQQLRRSYSEQWQHMSQDFLRTTQQEPERLKAQYRSHVRESAQAKRKYQEASKEKDREKAKDRYVRSLWKLYSLHNQYVLALKAAEVQHNHHYQHTLPGVLQSLHSLHQEMAHITKGTLQEYASITSLVQEEMVTVHQAMGRAIERLRPDVEYEGFHPQCRCGNEAPAVVTFDTSLLEEMETEGLKAGELQLNELTLESMQHTLTSLEEELANATESTQGHQQRTQILKAEIQKEEAAVSPGERILLLGKRQALHEAQHQSHLAQGTQEKLQAQRDLLWHRLDKLGTCEPPPAPALQEDNQSVSSGEAERDGGRIPALEVLKQHFSGIFRPRLTLPPPVPLLPEVQKPLGQQAWYHGAIPRMEVQRLLQASGDFLVRESQGKQEYVLSVLWDAQPRHFILQSADNMYRLEGEAFPTIPLLIDHFLKTKQPITKKSGVVLGKPIIKDKWVLDHEDVLLGERIGQGNFGEVFSGRLRCDNTPVAVKSCRETLPPELKARFLQEARILKQYNHPNIVRLIGVCTQKHPIYIVMELVQGGDFLSFLRNEGAQLRVKDLLKMMENAAAGMEYLASKHCIHRDLAARNCLVTEKNALKISDFGMSREQEDGIYASTGGMKQIPVKWTAPEALIHGRYSSESDVWSFGILLWEAFSLGATPYPNMTNHQTREAVEKGMRLSIPDLCPEVVYQLMQKCWEYEPQNRPSFSTIHQELVVILKKQR
- the FES gene encoding tyrosine-protein kinase Fes/Fps isoform X2, producing MPGGFVESSCSSLVLTAQEGVKCRFRQHPGKGEGCWSACLTMGFELALGCPEGHSALLQLQEAELRLLEGLRKWMGQRAKSDREYAALLHQMHSQAGKQESGGQPSNSQVAQCWWSLVTQTEALSQLLQRHAEALVSGPLHKLGQLIRDKQQLRRSYSEQWQHMSQDFLRTTQQEPERLKAQYRSHVRESAQAKRKYQEASKEKDREKAKDRYVRSLWKLYSLHNQYVLALKAAEVQHNHHYQHTLPGVLQSLHSLHQEMAHITLTSLEEELANATESTQGHQQRTQILKAEIQKEEAAVSPGERILLLGKRQALHEAQHQSHLAQGTQEKLQAQRDLLWHRLDKLGTCEPPPAPALQEDNQSVSSGEAERDGGRIPALEVLKQHFSGIFRPRLTLPPPVPLLPEVQKPLGQQAWYHGAIPRMEVQRLLQASGDFLVRESQGKQEYVLSVLWDAQPRHFILQSADNMYRLEGEAFPTIPLLIDHFLKTKQPITKKSGVVLGKPIIKDKWVLDHEDVLLGERIGQGNFGEVFSGRLRCDNTPVAVKSCRETLPPELKARFLQEARILKQYNHPNIVRLIGVCTQKHPIYIVMELVQGGDFLSFLRNEGAQLRVKDLLKMMENAAAGMEYLASKHCIHRDLAARNCLVTEKNALKISDFGMSREQEDGIYASTGGMKQIPVKWTAPEALIHGRYSSESDVWSFGILLWEAFSLGATPYPNMTNHQTREAVEKGMRLSIPDLCPEVVYQLMQKCWEYEPQNRPSFSTIHQELVVILKKQR